The stretch of DNA CTATTTAGAGAAACATAATAAAGAGAAAATCAATTGGTAGAAAGAATTTTCTTTATTATATAAAAAAACATCTTCATTTGAAGATGTTTTTTTGTTTCATCAAGGGTTTGTACTCCACAAAGAAGCAGATTTTAGTAATGCTCTTCTAGGAAGTTTTAGGGTTGCAACAATTAATTCGGCAAAATCTTCTGGCTGTAAAACACTCTCTGGGTTACCGTCGGTTAGACCCAATTGTTTGCTCATATCAGAGGCAATTGTAGATGGAGTGAGGGTTGTAACGCGGATATTGTTTTTCCGTACTTCTTTCATCAAAGATTCGTTCATTCCTATTACCGCAAATTTAGAAGCCGAATATGCCGATGTTGTTGGGTTGCCAGCCAAGCCAGCAGTCGACGACACGTTGAAAATATCTCCTTCATTTTTCTCGATCATTTGCGGGAGAATTTCACGTGTTACATAGTACATTCCGAGTACGTTGGTGAGTAAAATATTTTCCCAATCACTTTCTTCCATTTCTAGTAAAGTACCAAATTTAGAAATTCCTGCATTATTCACTAGAATATCGAATGGCCCAAAATCTTCAGTTAATTTCGTAAGTGAAGAGTGTACTTCTTCACGATTTTTAATGTCAAAAATTGCATAGGTTGCTCGTACGCCAAGTTCTTGCAATTCTGTTACTACTTTTTTCAGTAGGTCTTTGTTTCTTCCTGTAATTGCTACATCTATTCCTTCTTTTGCAAAGGCCAAAGCAATTGCTTTCCCCAAACCTCTGCTGCCTCCAGTAATCAAGGCTTTTTTAGTATTCAACATGGTGTTTTATTTATAATTTATTTGGTTATTATATTGACTTTTCCATAGGATGGAAAACAAGTTTAGTAATTCTTTAGAATGTGAAATTACTAAAAAATATCAAAATCCGATTTGAAGATTTAATCCTAGAGAAGCGTATTTCTTTTTTCGTTGTTTAGTATATTTTATGCATTATTAGTTATTTATCATTATTTGTAAACGCTATAAATTGTTATTTCCCGAAAAAGATAGGGATAGAAAAAGTAATCAAATCTCGATGATGGTTTGTGCGATGTGATGATGTGGTTGTAATAGATTGGTAATAGTATTATTTTAATACACCATTTTTTTAGTCGTAAGGTTTTGCAGGTCGAATACATTTCCATTG from Weeksella virosa DSM 16922 encodes:
- a CDS encoding 3-ketoacyl-ACP reductase, which encodes MLNTKKALITGGSRGLGKAIALAFAKEGIDVAITGRNKDLLKKVVTELQELGVRATYAIFDIKNREEVHSSLTKLTEDFGPFDILVNNAGISKFGTLLEMEESDWENILLTNVLGMYYVTREILPQMIEKNEGDIFNVSSTAGLAGNPTTSAYSASKFAVIGMNESLMKEVRKNNIRVTTLTPSTIASDMSKQLGLTDGNPESVLQPEDFAELIVATLKLPRRALLKSASLWSTNP